In the genome of Thermoplasmata archaeon, one region contains:
- a CDS encoding type II glyceraldehyde-3-phosphate dehydrogenase → MPARIAINGYGTIGKRVADAVALQDDMKVVGVAKTKPNFEAKIAAKKGFPVYASDKEALGRFQKAGFKVAGTIDDLLKEADLVVDCTPEESGYKAAYEKAGVKAIWQGGEEHSLTNLSFNAAANYADCLGAPFVRVPSCNTTGLIRTLYPLEAHLGVEKVLAVMVRRAADPGDSKKGPINAIEPELEMPSHHGPDVQSVLPNLNIHTVAVKVSSTLMHVHAVSVDLKKPADPAQVLEVWKRFPRITFVSGADGVKSTAQIMELARDLSRNRSDLYEIAVWKDGVHVVDGKRLYYFQAVHQESDVVPENVDAIRALMSLEKDARRSMEKTDRSLHIGATL, encoded by the coding sequence ATGCCCGCGAGGATTGCCATCAACGGATACGGAACGATCGGGAAGCGCGTCGCCGATGCGGTGGCCCTGCAGGACGACATGAAGGTCGTCGGCGTCGCGAAGACGAAGCCCAACTTCGAGGCCAAGATCGCCGCGAAGAAGGGGTTCCCCGTGTACGCGAGCGACAAGGAGGCGCTCGGGAGGTTCCAGAAGGCCGGGTTCAAGGTCGCGGGCACGATCGACGATCTCCTCAAGGAGGCCGACCTGGTCGTGGACTGCACGCCCGAGGAGAGCGGCTACAAGGCGGCGTACGAGAAGGCGGGCGTCAAGGCGATCTGGCAGGGCGGCGAGGAGCACTCCCTGACGAACCTCTCCTTCAATGCCGCGGCGAACTACGCGGACTGCCTCGGCGCCCCGTTCGTACGGGTCCCCTCCTGCAACACGACGGGCCTCATCCGCACGCTGTACCCGCTCGAGGCCCACCTCGGGGTCGAGAAGGTCCTGGCGGTCATGGTCCGCCGCGCCGCGGACCCCGGGGACTCCAAGAAGGGCCCCATCAATGCGATCGAACCCGAGCTCGAGATGCCCAGCCACCACGGTCCCGACGTCCAGAGCGTCCTGCCGAACCTGAACATCCACACGGTCGCGGTCAAGGTGTCGTCGACCCTGATGCATGTCCACGCGGTCTCCGTGGACCTTAAGAAGCCCGCGGACCCGGCGCAGGTCCTCGAGGTCTGGAAGCGCTTCCCGCGGATCACGTTCGTGTCCGGCGCAGACGGCGTGAAGTCGACGGCCCAGATCATGGAGCTCGCCCGCGACCTGTCCCGCAACCGGTCGGACCTCTACGAGATCGCGGTCTGGAAGGACGGCGTCCACGTGGTCGACGGCAAGCGGCTGTACTACTTCCAGGCCGTCCATCAGGAGTCCGACGTGGTCCCCGAGAACGTCGACGCGATCCGCGCCCTGATGTCCCTCGAAAAGGACGCCCGCCGGAGCATGGAGAAGACGGACCGGAGCCTCCACATCGGCGCCACCCTGTGA
- a CDS encoding homoserine dehydrogenase, whose protein sequence is MAPVGHRIVLLGFGNVGREFARLLLERRAELRREQGLEASVVAIVTGRHGRVENARGINLRRALELVSADRSLEPCGRAIRGDVLEFLRRVRADVVVEITPLRIAEDQVAVEHIRTALASGKHVITANKGPVVYHYRELRELARRRHVGFRCEGTVMDGAPVFNLFQETLRGAHVESFEGILNSTSNFILSEVEAGRSYQDGVEAARRLGLLEAEPSMDLEGWDAAAKACLIANVLMGGRLRPETIPRQGIAGISPARVQEARALGRRVKQVGRGWKEGREVRASVTVEELPLEHPLAAIDGTSNALLARTDMLKEILVSERNPGLRQTAFALYSDLIAIHEGRLLP, encoded by the coding sequence GTGGCGCCCGTGGGCCATCGGATCGTCCTCCTGGGCTTCGGGAACGTGGGCCGCGAATTCGCCCGCCTGCTCCTCGAGCGCCGCGCCGAACTGCGGCGGGAGCAGGGCCTCGAGGCCTCCGTGGTCGCCATCGTGACGGGCCGCCACGGTCGGGTGGAGAATGCCCGGGGCATCAACCTGCGGCGTGCCCTGGAGCTCGTGTCCGCGGACCGCTCCTTGGAGCCGTGCGGCCGCGCGATCCGGGGGGACGTCCTCGAGTTCCTGCGCCGGGTGCGCGCGGACGTGGTCGTGGAGATCACGCCCTTGCGCATCGCGGAGGACCAAGTCGCGGTCGAGCACATCCGGACCGCCCTTGCGAGCGGCAAGCACGTGATCACGGCCAACAAGGGCCCCGTCGTCTACCACTACCGCGAGCTGCGCGAGCTCGCGCGCCGTCGCCATGTCGGTTTCCGCTGCGAGGGCACGGTCATGGACGGAGCGCCCGTGTTCAATCTGTTCCAGGAGACGCTCCGCGGCGCGCACGTCGAGTCGTTCGAAGGCATCTTGAACAGCACGAGCAACTTCATCCTCTCCGAGGTCGAGGCCGGCCGCTCCTACCAGGACGGCGTGGAGGCGGCGCGGCGGCTGGGTCTCCTCGAAGCGGAGCCGTCCATGGACCTGGAGGGTTGGGACGCCGCGGCGAAGGCGTGCCTGATCGCGAACGTCCTCATGGGAGGCCGTCTGCGGCCGGAGACGATCCCGCGTCAGGGGATCGCGGGGATCTCCCCGGCCCGGGTCCAGGAGGCCCGGGCGCTCGGGCGGCGGGTGAAGCAGGTCGGGCGCGGGTGGAAGGAAGGCCGGGAAGTCCGCGCCTCGGTGACCGTGGAGGAGCTGCCTCTCGAGCATCCCCTGGCCGCGATCGATGGCACGTCGAACGCGTTGCTGGCGCGCACGGACATGCTCAAGGAGATTCTCGTGTCCGAGCGCAATCCCGGACTCCGCCAGACCGCCTTCGCCCTTTACTCCGACTTGATCGCCATCCATGAGGGGCGCCTCCTCCCGTAG
- a CDS encoding Gar1/Naf1 family protein translates to MRGGTRKLGVVENIAHDGSLLVRSNFAPARGAEILDKRNRPLGRVMRVFGPVKEPFTSVRPSAPAAPSLVGADVYVGEGKHAHEEDRRGRRGH, encoded by the coding sequence ATGCGAGGGGGCACGCGGAAGCTCGGCGTGGTCGAGAACATCGCCCACGATGGGAGCCTCCTCGTTCGCTCCAACTTCGCGCCGGCACGAGGCGCGGAGATTCTGGACAAACGGAACCGCCCCCTGGGCCGCGTGATGCGCGTGTTCGGACCCGTGAAGGAACCTTTCACCTCGGTCCGGCCGTCCGCTCCCGCGGCGCCGTCCCTGGTCGGGGCGGACGTGTACGTCGGTGAGGGAAAACATGCCCACGAAGAAGATCGAAGAGGCCGAAGAGGTCACTAG
- the yjjX gene encoding inosine/xanthosine triphosphatase — protein sequence MRIAMGGTFDLLHDGHKALLAAAFSAKPDTVLIGLTTDRFARETRSEVNPYAVRERNLRRHLESRGWTAFGIEPIDDVYGPADDLPDLDVLVVSADRAPVGKELNEARVRKGLRPLEVRPVPMVLAQDGLPIQSRRIRAGTIDPHGKRLTPLVVRVGTDNPVKVRAVRHVFADLFQRVRVRATPVSTGVPEQPIDQQAPVGAMNRARSALQDADFGVGIEAGLIWDAAVGDYLDVQYCAVVDRRGRVTLGHGPGFEYPPRVVEAVRDGRTVSDAMAELTGVREIGSKYGAIGYLTERRMDRDALTEAAVLMAMVPRIRQGLYLR from the coding sequence ATGCGCATCGCGATGGGCGGGACGTTCGACCTGCTCCATGACGGGCACAAGGCGTTGCTCGCCGCGGCGTTCTCCGCGAAGCCCGACACGGTGCTCATCGGCCTCACGACGGACCGGTTCGCGCGGGAGACCCGTTCCGAGGTCAACCCGTACGCCGTTCGGGAACGGAACCTGCGGCGCCATCTCGAATCCCGCGGCTGGACCGCGTTCGGCATCGAGCCCATCGACGACGTGTACGGGCCGGCGGACGACCTCCCGGACCTGGACGTGCTCGTCGTCTCCGCGGACCGCGCCCCGGTCGGGAAGGAGCTGAACGAGGCACGGGTGCGCAAGGGGCTTCGGCCGCTGGAGGTGCGTCCCGTGCCCATGGTCCTCGCCCAGGACGGCCTCCCGATCCAGTCGCGCCGGATTCGCGCGGGAACCATCGACCCGCATGGGAAGCGGCTCACGCCCCTCGTCGTGCGCGTGGGCACGGACAACCCCGTGAAGGTCCGCGCGGTCCGCCACGTCTTCGCGGATCTCTTCCAACGAGTCCGCGTGCGGGCCACCCCCGTTTCCACGGGCGTGCCCGAGCAGCCGATCGACCAGCAGGCGCCCGTGGGTGCGATGAATCGGGCTCGGTCCGCCCTCCAGGACGCGGACTTCGGCGTCGGGATCGAGGCGGGGCTGATCTGGGACGCGGCCGTCGGCGACTACCTGGACGTCCAGTACTGCGCCGTGGTCGACCGCCGGGGCCGCGTGACCCTGGGCCACGGTCCCGGGTTCGAGTATCCGCCGCGGGTCGTCGAGGCGGTCCGAGACGGTCGCACGGTGAGCGACGCGATGGCCGAGCTCACGGGTGTGCGCGAAATCGGGTCCAAGTACGGGGCCATCGGATACCTCACGGAGCGCCGGATGGATCGGGACGCGCTGACCGAGGCGGCGGTCCTCATGGCCATGGTGCCGCGGATCCGGCAGGGCCTCTACCTTCGGTAG
- a CDS encoding transcription initiation factor IIB, giving the protein MPTKKIEEAEEVTRCPECNSGHLTFDYERGELICEECGLVLNDQMIDQGPEWRAFDVEQGEKRARTGAPMTYTIHDKGLSTTIGWKNKDSYGKSIPTRNRAQLYRLRKWQRRIRVSNATERNLAFALSELDRMASGMGLPRNVRETAAMVYRKAVNKNLIRGRSIEGVVAASLYAACRQCNVPRTLDEIANSSRVGRKEIGRTYRFMTRELKLKLMPTKPQDYVSRFCSELKLSGEVQSRAVEILKDAQDKELTSGRGPTGVSAAAIYIASILCNERRTQREVADVAGVTEVTIRNRYKELTEKLGIKVEL; this is encoded by the coding sequence ATGCCCACGAAGAAGATCGAAGAGGCCGAAGAGGTCACTAGGTGCCCTGAGTGCAACTCGGGCCACCTGACGTTCGACTACGAACGCGGCGAGCTCATCTGCGAGGAGTGCGGGCTCGTCCTGAACGACCAGATGATCGACCAGGGCCCGGAGTGGCGCGCGTTCGACGTGGAGCAGGGCGAGAAGCGCGCGCGCACGGGCGCGCCCATGACCTACACGATCCATGACAAGGGCCTGTCCACGACGATCGGCTGGAAGAACAAGGACTCCTACGGGAAGTCGATCCCGACGCGGAACCGCGCCCAGCTGTACCGCCTTCGGAAGTGGCAACGCCGGATCCGCGTGAGCAACGCGACGGAGCGGAACCTGGCGTTCGCGCTCAGCGAGCTGGACCGCATGGCGAGCGGGATGGGGCTGCCGCGGAACGTCCGCGAGACGGCCGCCATGGTGTACCGCAAGGCCGTGAACAAGAACCTGATCCGTGGGCGGTCCATCGAGGGCGTCGTCGCGGCCTCCCTGTACGCCGCGTGCCGCCAGTGCAACGTGCCCCGCACGCTCGACGAGATTGCGAACTCCTCCCGCGTGGGCCGGAAGGAGATCGGCCGCACGTACCGGTTCATGACCCGAGAGCTCAAGCTGAAGCTCATGCCCACGAAGCCCCAGGACTACGTCTCGCGCTTCTGCTCGGAACTCAAGCTCAGCGGCGAGGTGCAGTCCAGGGCCGTGGAGATCCTCAAGGACGCCCAGGACAAGGAGCTCACGTCGGGACGCGGGCCCACGGGCGTGTCGGCCGCGGCCATCTACATCGCCTCGATTCTGTGCAACGAGCGCCGCACGCAGCGCGAAGTCGCGGACGTGGCGGGCGTGACCGAGGTCACGATCCGGAACCGGTACAAGGAGCTCACGGAGAAGCTCGGGATCAAGGTCGAGCTCTAG
- a CDS encoding PhzF family phenazine biosynthesis protein, translated as MGERFYDFWRVDVFTDKPLQGNPLAVFPRATGLSREEMEGITREMNLSETTFVFPPTNPAAHYRNRIFTPGGEIPFAGHPSLGTAYVAALEGLVPKPEGRSVVYQELEIGVLPLELFIENGQIQKVVMTQGEPSVGRSLTSVEGLAKALSVRPRDLGKGKLKPQVASTGIPSLQVPMRSLAAVQGIDYDMRELGKFLAKLGPHHLAYVFSFETTDPAVQVHARAFSPQDAIREDPATGSAAGACGTYLAANGALPAPSFVIEQGLEMKHASRIEVSVEAEGKVPKAVKVGGRVTPLIRGSLRLPG; from the coding sequence ATGGGCGAGCGCTTCTACGACTTCTGGCGGGTCGACGTGTTCACGGACAAGCCGCTCCAAGGGAACCCGCTCGCGGTCTTCCCGCGGGCGACCGGCCTCTCCCGGGAGGAGATGGAGGGCATCACCCGCGAGATGAACCTCTCGGAGACCACGTTCGTCTTCCCGCCCACGAACCCCGCCGCCCACTACCGCAACCGGATCTTCACCCCCGGAGGCGAGATCCCCTTCGCGGGCCACCCGTCCCTCGGCACGGCGTACGTCGCGGCGCTCGAGGGCCTCGTCCCCAAGCCCGAGGGCCGGAGCGTTGTGTACCAGGAGCTCGAGATCGGCGTCCTCCCCTTGGAGCTCTTCATCGAGAACGGGCAGATCCAGAAGGTCGTCATGACCCAGGGGGAGCCGAGCGTGGGCCGATCGCTCACGTCCGTGGAGGGCCTCGCCAAGGCCCTGAGCGTCCGGCCCCGCGACCTCGGCAAAGGCAAGCTCAAGCCCCAGGTCGCGTCCACCGGGATTCCGTCCCTCCAGGTCCCCATGCGATCCCTCGCGGCGGTCCAAGGCATCGACTACGATATGCGGGAGCTTGGGAAGTTCCTCGCGAAGCTCGGGCCCCACCATCTCGCCTACGTCTTCTCGTTCGAGACCACGGACCCGGCGGTCCAGGTCCACGCCCGCGCGTTCTCGCCCCAGGACGCCATCCGGGAAGACCCCGCAACGGGGAGCGCCGCCGGGGCCTGCGGAACCTACCTCGCGGCGAACGGCGCGCTGCCCGCCCCGTCCTTCGTGATCGAGCAGGGCCTCGAGATGAAGCACGCGAGCCGGATCGAGGTGAGCGTGGAGGCCGAGGGCAAGGTGCCGAAGGCGGTCAAGGTCGGTGGACGCGTGACCCCCCTGATCCGGGGCTCGCTCCGGCTCCCGGGATGA